A part of Halobacillus shinanisalinarum genomic DNA contains:
- the metK gene encoding methionine adenosyltransferase — MPANRRLFTSESVTEGHPDKICDQISDAILDEILKNDPNARVACETTVTTGLVLVSGEISTNTYVDIPAIVRQTIKDIGYTRAKYGFDADTCAVLTAIDEQSPDIAGGVDVALESREGQMSDEEIESIGAGDQGLMFGYANNETNELMPLPISLAHKLSKRLSDVRNEGTLSYLRPDGKTQVTIEYDEQDQPVRVDTIVISTQHAEEITLEQIQRDLKEHVIQPVVPAHLIDENTKYFINPTGRFVIGGPQGDAGLTGRKIIVDTYGGYARHGGGAFSGKDATKVDRSGAYAARYVAKNIVAAGLAESCEVQVAYAIGVAQPVSISIDTHGSGNVPEEKLVAAVRDLFDLRPAGIIKMLDLRRPIYRQTAAFGHFGRTDIEFPWEKTDRAEELKNRLQ, encoded by the coding sequence ATGCCTGCCAATCGCCGGTTATTCACATCAGAATCTGTAACAGAGGGTCATCCTGACAAGATCTGTGATCAGATTTCCGATGCTATTTTGGACGAAATTTTAAAAAATGATCCCAACGCACGTGTAGCGTGTGAAACAACAGTTACGACTGGACTAGTACTTGTATCTGGGGAAATCAGTACAAACACGTATGTAGATATTCCTGCGATTGTCCGTCAAACCATCAAAGATATTGGGTATACGAGAGCAAAATATGGATTTGATGCCGATACGTGCGCAGTTTTAACAGCAATTGATGAACAATCTCCTGACATTGCCGGCGGAGTAGATGTCGCGCTTGAATCTAGAGAAGGTCAAATGAGCGATGAAGAAATTGAATCGATCGGTGCCGGTGACCAGGGATTAATGTTTGGTTATGCAAATAATGAAACGAATGAACTTATGCCGTTACCGATTTCCCTTGCCCATAAATTATCGAAGCGTCTCTCCGATGTGCGTAATGAGGGGACTCTGTCCTACTTGCGTCCTGATGGTAAAACACAAGTAACTATTGAATATGATGAGCAGGATCAACCCGTCCGTGTTGATACGATTGTGATTTCAACACAACATGCAGAAGAGATCACACTTGAGCAAATTCAAAGGGACTTAAAGGAACATGTTATTCAGCCTGTTGTACCTGCGCATCTTATTGATGAAAATACAAAATACTTTATTAATCCTACAGGTAGATTCGTCATCGGCGGACCACAAGGGGATGCTGGTTTAACAGGGAGAAAGATTATTGTAGACACTTATGGGGGATATGCCCGTCATGGCGGTGGTGCATTCAGTGGGAAAGATGCGACGAAAGTTGACCGTTCTGGTGCTTATGCAGCCCGTTATGTTGCCAAAAACATCGTAGCAGCAGGCTTAGCTGAATCCTGTGAGGTACAGGTGGCCTATGCAATTGGTGTAGCACAGCCTGTATCGATTTCCATCGATACACATGGATCAGGGAACGTTCCAGAGGAGAAGCTGGTTGCAGCCGTTAGAGATTTGTTTGATCTGCGTCCAGCCGGCATTATTAAAATGCTAGATCTACGCCGTCCAATCTATCGACAAACTGCTGCCTTTGGTCATTTTGGACGTACGGACATTGAGTTCCCTTGGGAAAAAACAGACCGGGCTGAAGAGTTGAAAAATCGACTGCAATAA
- the pckA gene encoding phosphoenolpyruvate carboxykinase (ATP) — MSAINQMSELNQLLAQEHVLHLSVPQLVEKILSRKEGTLTDRGAVLATTGTYTGRSPQDKFIVKDHISESDINWGSTNQPISEQTFIHLYHKVLDYLKAQNELYVFKGYAGADDKYRLPIQVINEFAWHNLFAHQMFIRPDKQELSGHEAEFTVVSAPTFKADPKQDGTNSEAFIMISFKHRIVLIGGTEYAGEIKKSIFSVMNYLLPKKDILPMHCSANIGQEGDVALFFGLSGTGKTTLSADPARRLIGDDEHGWSQYGVANIEGGCYAKCINLSPEKEPQIFDAIRFGSVLENVVLDPDSQKPDYDNTSLTENTRAAYPLHHISNTVEPSIAGHPNAIVFLTADATGVLPPISKLTKEQAMYHFLSGYTSKLAGTERGVTSPQATFSACFGSPFLPLAPSVYAEMLGEKIDQFDTNVYLVNTGWTGGAYGEGQRMKLSYTRSMVHAALEGELNSVETYTDSVFGFQIPLHCPGVPDDVLIPRKTWNDPSAYDKKAQELAAKFHENFKQFTHASTAIKEAGPAFGRNN, encoded by the coding sequence ATGAGTGCCATTAACCAGATGTCAGAACTAAATCAATTGTTAGCGCAGGAGCATGTCCTCCATTTGTCAGTACCACAACTTGTAGAAAAAATCCTTTCTCGCAAAGAAGGGACGTTAACCGACCGTGGGGCTGTCCTAGCTACAACGGGCACCTATACCGGTCGGTCTCCTCAGGATAAATTTATCGTGAAAGATCATATATCTGAATCGGATATAAATTGGGGGAGCACTAATCAACCCATCAGTGAGCAAACGTTTATCCATTTGTACCACAAAGTATTAGATTATTTAAAAGCACAGAATGAATTATATGTATTTAAAGGCTATGCCGGAGCAGATGACAAGTATCGACTCCCTATCCAGGTGATTAACGAATTCGCATGGCATAATCTATTTGCCCATCAAATGTTCATTCGTCCTGATAAGCAGGAGCTTTCAGGTCATGAGGCTGAATTCACAGTCGTTTCCGCACCTACTTTTAAAGCAGACCCCAAGCAGGATGGAACCAATTCAGAAGCGTTTATTATGATTTCCTTCAAGCATAGAATCGTACTGATTGGTGGAACAGAATATGCTGGGGAAATCAAGAAGTCTATTTTCTCTGTCATGAATTACTTGCTTCCTAAGAAAGATATTCTTCCTATGCACTGTTCTGCAAATATTGGCCAAGAAGGTGATGTGGCGTTGTTTTTCGGTTTATCTGGCACAGGAAAAACAACCTTATCGGCTGATCCTGCACGACGTCTTATCGGCGACGACGAACACGGCTGGTCACAATATGGCGTCGCAAATATTGAGGGTGGCTGCTACGCTAAATGCATTAATTTATCACCTGAAAAGGAGCCACAAATATTTGATGCGATCCGTTTTGGCTCTGTCTTAGAAAATGTAGTGCTTGATCCAGATTCACAAAAACCGGATTATGACAATACTAGCTTGACTGAGAATACTAGAGCAGCCTACCCGCTGCATCATATTAGTAACACAGTTGAACCAAGCATTGCCGGACATCCAAATGCGATTGTTTTCCTTACGGCAGATGCTACTGGGGTCTTGCCCCCAATAAGCAAATTGACAAAAGAACAAGCCATGTATCACTTCTTAAGTGGATACACAAGTAAACTTGCCGGCACCGAACGCGGGGTTACTTCCCCTCAAGCAACTTTCTCGGCTTGTTTCGGTTCTCCATTCTTACCATTAGCACCTTCAGTTTATGCAGAAATGCTAGGAGAGAAAATTGATCAATTTGATACAAATGTGTATTTAGTCAATACGGGGTGGACCGGAGGAGCTTACGGTGAAGGACAAAGAATGAAACTGTCTTACACCCGGTCCATGGTTCATGCAGCACTAGAGGGTGAACTTAATTCTGTGGAGACATATACAGATTCGGTGTTTGGTTTTCAAATCCCGCTCCATTGCCCTGGTGTTCCAGACGATGTTCTCATACCAAGAAAAACGTGGAACGATCCTAGTGCCTATGACAAGAAGGCACAGGAATTAGCAGCTAAATTCCACGAAAACTTTAAGCAATTTACACATGCCAGTACAGCTATTAAAGAAGCTGGACCTGCTTTTGGCAGAAATAATTAA
- the menB gene encoding 1,4-dihydroxy-2-naphthoyl-CoA synthase, whose product MAYNWVSEREYEDILYETFEGIAKITINRPEVRNAFRPKTVTELIDAFAYARDDSKVGVIVLAGAGDDAFCSGGDQSVRGHGGYVGDDQVPRLNVLDLQRLMRVIPKPVVAMVSGYAIGGGHVLHIVSDLTIAADNAIFGQTGPKVGSFDAGYGAGLLARMVGHKKAREIWFLCRQYSAKEAEDMGMVNTVVPLEQLEDETVQWCREMLEKSPTALRFLKASFNADTDGLAGLQQMGGDATLLYYTTEEAKEGRDAFKEKRKPDFDQFPRFP is encoded by the coding sequence ATGGCTTATAATTGGGTTTCTGAACGTGAATATGAAGATATTCTTTATGAAACATTTGAAGGCATTGCTAAAATCACAATTAATCGTCCAGAGGTACGCAATGCGTTCCGTCCAAAAACGGTAACAGAATTAATTGATGCGTTTGCTTATGCTCGTGATGATTCCAAAGTTGGTGTCATTGTACTGGCTGGAGCAGGAGACGATGCATTTTGTTCAGGAGGCGACCAAAGTGTTAGAGGACACGGTGGTTATGTTGGCGATGACCAAGTCCCTCGTTTGAATGTTCTTGATTTGCAACGACTTATGCGAGTGATTCCAAAACCTGTGGTAGCAATGGTATCAGGATACGCTATAGGAGGCGGTCACGTATTACATATTGTTAGTGACTTAACGATTGCAGCTGATAATGCGATCTTTGGTCAAACAGGTCCAAAGGTAGGCAGCTTTGACGCTGGTTACGGGGCTGGCCTGCTTGCCCGTATGGTTGGTCATAAAAAGGCGCGTGAAATTTGGTTCTTATGCCGTCAGTACAGTGCCAAGGAAGCAGAGGATATGGGAATGGTCAACACGGTTGTCCCATTGGAACAGCTTGAAGATGAAACGGTTCAATGGTGTAGAGAAATGCTTGAGAAATCACCAACAGCTCTTCGTTTCTTGAAAGCATCCTTTAATGCTGACACAGATGGTCTTGCTGGCCTTCAACAAATGGGCGGTGACGCTACATTGCTTTATTACACAACAGAGGAAGCGAAAGAGGGAAGAGATGCGTTTAAAGAAAAACGTAAACCTGACTTTGATCAATTCCCACGTTTCCCATGA
- the menD gene encoding 2-succinyl-5-enolpyruvyl-6-hydroxy-3-cyclohexene-1-carboxylic-acid synthase, with translation MTYTETLTKYMTHFVDQLIYSGIEDVVISPGSRSTPLAMTFSEHSEVAHWVHVDERSAAFFALGLAKEKQKSVALVCTSGTAAANYYPAIVEAYYSRVPLVVLTADRPHELRDVGAPQSIEQIEMYGGYVKWFHDLALAEEGLLPYVRKQAARAVEESQSNHSGPVHVNVPLREPLVPDFSLEGLWNEGAKPIPKPFRGLPQISEQQAAFFEELFLSGKKGLLVCGPNTNSNLASNVTNLAARAGLPILADPLSQLRAGDHDKRNIIENYDALLKSDKWKVNLQPDFIIRLGAMPVSKAYLQWIQKHGASIDHYVVDTYASYREPSGVTTQFIWCDSGKFCKKIYERIDEDHLENDWLGKWQKMNTLAKSHMLTEQDEELNEGHVVVHLSNAMPDESVLFVGNSMPIRDVDSFFMSTPKRIRILANRGANGIDGVVSTALGVAASGQPTTLLLGDLSFFHDLNGLLLTKMHNLPITIVVINNDGGGIFSYLPQVDQGAHFEELFGTPIGIDFKAVVEMYGGAHKRVHTWASYKRSLEESYQEDGLSVVEVMTNRKDHVPFHKAKWQGVAEALENWNEA, from the coding sequence ATGACCTATACAGAAACGTTAACAAAATATATGACCCACTTTGTTGATCAACTCATCTACTCGGGTATAGAAGATGTGGTGATTTCACCAGGATCTCGATCGACTCCGCTTGCGATGACGTTTAGTGAGCATAGTGAGGTAGCGCACTGGGTCCATGTTGATGAGCGGTCTGCTGCCTTCTTTGCCTTAGGTTTAGCAAAAGAAAAGCAAAAATCTGTCGCGCTTGTCTGTACATCAGGTACAGCTGCAGCCAACTATTATCCTGCGATTGTGGAAGCCTATTACAGCAGGGTTCCTCTTGTCGTGTTAACGGCTGACAGACCGCATGAATTACGGGACGTTGGTGCCCCGCAGTCCATTGAGCAGATAGAAATGTATGGAGGTTACGTGAAGTGGTTTCATGACTTGGCTTTAGCTGAAGAAGGGCTGTTGCCCTATGTAAGGAAGCAAGCGGCTCGTGCTGTTGAAGAAAGTCAGTCCAACCACTCAGGTCCTGTGCATGTAAATGTTCCTTTAAGGGAGCCGTTAGTGCCTGATTTTAGTTTAGAGGGTTTGTGGAATGAAGGGGCTAAACCGATACCCAAACCTTTTCGCGGCTTACCTCAAATTTCTGAGCAACAAGCGGCTTTTTTTGAAGAATTGTTTCTCAGTGGTAAAAAGGGACTGCTTGTCTGCGGCCCAAATACAAATTCAAATTTAGCTTCTAATGTAACCAATCTTGCTGCACGCGCAGGGCTTCCGATTTTAGCCGATCCATTGTCTCAACTTAGGGCTGGGGATCATGATAAAAGAAATATCATTGAAAACTATGATGCTCTATTAAAGTCTGATAAATGGAAAGTGAATTTACAGCCAGATTTTATTATTCGTTTAGGGGCTATGCCTGTATCAAAGGCTTATCTGCAATGGATTCAGAAACATGGAGCTTCCATTGATCATTATGTCGTCGATACGTATGCAAGCTATCGTGAACCATCTGGGGTAACGACCCAGTTCATTTGGTGTGATTCGGGTAAGTTTTGCAAAAAGATATATGAACGGATCGACGAGGATCATTTGGAAAATGACTGGTTAGGTAAATGGCAGAAGATGAACACATTGGCTAAAAGCCATATGCTGACAGAGCAAGATGAAGAGCTGAATGAAGGTCATGTTGTCGTTCATTTATCCAATGCTATGCCTGATGAATCAGTATTGTTCGTAGGAAATAGCATGCCTATCCGTGATGTGGATAGCTTTTTTATGTCGACACCGAAACGAATTAGGATTCTTGCTAATCGTGGGGCTAATGGCATTGATGGTGTTGTTTCTACAGCCCTCGGTGTGGCGGCGAGCGGCCAGCCCACAACTTTGCTGCTCGGCGATTTATCTTTTTTTCATGATTTAAATGGCTTGTTGCTCACTAAAATGCATAACCTGCCTATCACGATTGTTGTGATCAATAATGATGGAGGCGGAATCTTTTCCTATCTTCCACAAGTTGATCAGGGTGCCCATTTTGAGGAACTTTTTGGCACACCGATTGGGATTGACTTTAAAGCCGTTGTTGAAATGTACGGGGGAGCGCATAAGCGCGTTCATACTTGGGCATCCTACAAACGGTCTTTGGAAGAAAGCTATCAAGAAGATGGACTGAGTGTTGTTGAAGTGATGACAAACAGGAAAGATCACGTTCCTTTCCATAAAGCAAAGTGGCAAGGGGTTGCAGAGGCTTTAGAGAACTGGAATGAGGCGTAG
- a CDS encoding o-succinylbenzoate--CoA ligase, with protein MNEIPHWLEKQNDLQPTKVAIEYGEHQSISYSELREESRKLAKGLMKKGVKSGDHVAILSGSRIEFPVCVHALSYVGAVIVCLNMRLSPEELAFQLTDADVTWFIVDPEFVEKGHKAMQSTTLNEDHIVTMDRLPKAEDSIYLNDHLCLDDVFTMMYTSGTTGKPKAVMHTYGNHWFSAVASALNLGLSASDKWLVCLPLFHIGGFSILMKNVIYGMPIRMLDRFDAKVINNGIRHHGVTIVSVVTVMLQRLMKDLQENSYPASFRCVLLGGGPVPKPLLHKASEKSIPVFQTYGMTETSSQIVTLSPSEALRKLGSAGKALAPATLKIFVDGRIAKPYETGEIHVKGPMVSSGYYKKGHQEAEYLATGDAGYLDEEGFLYVVDRVKDMIISGGENIYPAEVESVLIGIEGVEEVAVTGMVDDEWGEVPAAFIVKKEGTDISFEKMATYCRDHLAPYKIPKQLFIISQLPRNASNKIVRRKLFQSVEGEQGHGH; from the coding sequence ATGAATGAAATTCCCCATTGGCTCGAAAAGCAGAATGACTTGCAACCAACAAAAGTGGCCATTGAATATGGTGAGCATCAATCAATCAGTTACTCCGAATTAAGAGAAGAGAGTCGCAAGCTGGCAAAAGGATTGATGAAAAAAGGGGTGAAATCCGGGGACCATGTAGCCATTCTATCGGGCAGCCGGATTGAGTTCCCGGTTTGTGTTCACGCACTAAGCTACGTTGGAGCCGTAATCGTTTGCTTAAATATGAGATTGTCACCGGAAGAACTTGCCTTTCAATTAACAGATGCTGACGTCACATGGTTTATCGTTGACCCCGAGTTTGTAGAAAAAGGTCACAAAGCTATGCAGTCGACGACATTAAATGAGGATCATATTGTAACGATGGATCGTCTGCCAAAAGCTGAAGATTCAATTTATCTCAATGACCATTTATGTTTAGATGATGTTTTTACAATGATGTACACGTCCGGTACCACGGGAAAGCCAAAAGCTGTCATGCATACGTATGGAAATCATTGGTTTAGTGCTGTAGCCTCTGCTTTAAACTTAGGTTTGTCAGCTAGTGATAAATGGTTAGTCTGTCTTCCTCTGTTTCATATAGGCGGTTTTTCAATCCTTATGAAGAATGTAATTTATGGAATGCCAATACGAATGCTAGATCGTTTTGATGCAAAAGTGATTAATAATGGGATACGTCATCATGGGGTAACGATCGTTTCTGTTGTTACTGTTATGCTTCAAAGACTGATGAAAGACTTACAGGAAAACAGCTATCCAGCGTCTTTTCGGTGTGTGTTACTAGGCGGGGGGCCTGTTCCAAAACCGCTGCTGCACAAAGCAAGTGAAAAAAGTATCCCTGTTTTCCAGACCTACGGAATGACGGAAACAAGCTCACAAATCGTCACATTGAGTCCGAGTGAGGCCTTACGAAAACTAGGGTCTGCAGGAAAAGCGTTGGCCCCTGCTACGTTGAAAATATTCGTAGATGGTCGAATAGCCAAACCGTATGAAACGGGGGAAATTCATGTAAAAGGCCCGATGGTTTCAAGCGGTTATTATAAAAAAGGCCACCAAGAAGCCGAATACTTAGCAACCGGGGATGCAGGTTATTTAGATGAAGAAGGATTCCTATATGTTGTTGATCGGGTGAAGGACATGATTATTTCTGGCGGTGAAAATATTTATCCAGCTGAAGTGGAAAGTGTTTTGATAGGAATTGAGGGAGTGGAGGAAGTGGCTGTAACAGGGATGGTTGATGATGAATGGGGCGAGGTTCCTGCAGCCTTTATTGTCAAGAAGGAAGGGACAGACATATCGTTTGAAAAAATGGCAACGTATTGTCGCGATCATTTGGCACCTTATAAAATTCCGAAACAGTTATTTATTATTTCTCAGTTGCCGAGAAACGCCTCAAATAAAATTGTAAGGCGGAAACTTTTCCAAAGTGTTGAAGGAGAGCAAGGTCATGGACATTAG
- the ytkD gene encoding RNA deprotection pyrophosphohydrolase, translated as MKTFNDYYRNQVKLSFDNHPFSKAPKHVWVICRFKNEWLLTKHKDRGLEFPGGKVEKGETAEDAAVREVQEETGASIEQIAYVGQYHVVGKGGTIIKNVYYASISRLNEQSHYFETHGPVLLAKLPEAIVSNEQYSFMMKDEVLPSCMSQIRKKFLQKPAE; from the coding sequence ATGAAAACATTTAATGATTACTACCGAAATCAAGTTAAATTATCTTTTGATAATCATCCCTTCTCGAAGGCGCCAAAACATGTTTGGGTTATTTGCCGTTTTAAAAATGAATGGCTGTTAACAAAACATAAGGATCGTGGACTTGAATTTCCGGGTGGCAAAGTAGAGAAAGGTGAAACAGCAGAAGATGCCGCAGTTAGAGAAGTTCAAGAGGAAACAGGTGCTAGTATTGAGCAGATTGCCTATGTAGGTCAGTATCATGTAGTTGGAAAAGGCGGTACCATCATTAAAAATGTGTACTATGCTTCCATTTCTAGGTTGAATGAGCAGTCGCATTATTTCGAAACACATGGTCCTGTCCTGCTTGCAAAACTACCCGAGGCGATTGTCAGCAACGAGCAGTATAGCTTTATGATGAAAGATGAAGTCTTACCCAGTTGTATGAGCCAGATTAGAAAAAAGTTTTTACAGAAACCTGCTGAATAA
- a CDS encoding hydrolase: MEKNQYYVNIGTREISINHDGNNDEFMINADREELLLLREVFNEMYNSDTRAFFRSHVPFEEYHKDSSNDEYDEGMMRAFQMLYDLGDEKTRQHISGMGVLKDLN, translated from the coding sequence ATGGAGAAAAATCAGTATTACGTAAATATCGGTACAAGGGAAATTTCGATCAATCATGATGGAAATAATGATGAGTTCATGATTAATGCGGACAGAGAGGAGCTTCTCCTGTTACGCGAAGTGTTTAATGAAATGTATAATTCTGATACACGCGCTTTTTTCCGATCTCACGTTCCGTTTGAGGAGTATCATAAAGACAGTTCAAATGACGAGTATGATGAAGGGATGATGAGAGCCTTTCAGATGCTATATGATTTAGGTGATGAGAAGACGAGGCAGCATATTAGTGGAATGGGCGTACTAAAAGATTTAAACTAA
- a CDS encoding 1,4-dihydroxy-2-naphthoate polyprenyltransferase: protein MSSVSNQNIKTSLNERKGFQVWWRLLRPHTLTAAFVPVFVGTMLAAIDHGIHPGLFAAMLLASILIQSATNMFNEYYDFVRGLDNENSVGIGGTIVRDGIHPRTVLTLAISFLVAATLLGVYICASSSWWVAVIGLVSMLLGYLYSGGPYPIAYTPLGELTAGIFMGTIIVGISYFIQSLSMTWEVVVISIPIAIFIGAINLSNNIRDRVGDAENGRKTLAILLGHHGAVRFLASSYTLAYGLTLIFIAIGMLPIWSLITLLSIRKAIQSIQEFAGEKSPLEMMPAMKATAITNTLYGLLLGVSLILQLVIPFTL from the coding sequence ATGAGTTCTGTTTCAAACCAAAATATAAAAACTTCCTTGAATGAACGTAAAGGATTTCAAGTATGGTGGCGCTTGTTACGCCCACATACTTTAACCGCCGCATTCGTTCCAGTTTTTGTGGGCACAATGCTGGCTGCTATTGATCATGGGATTCATCCAGGGTTATTTGCTGCCATGCTTCTTGCCTCTATTTTAATTCAATCAGCAACAAATATGTTTAATGAGTATTATGATTTCGTCAGAGGCTTAGATAACGAGAACTCTGTTGGAATAGGTGGAACGATTGTTCGAGACGGCATTCATCCGCGAACTGTGTTAACTCTTGCAATCAGCTTTCTCGTTGCTGCAACATTGCTCGGCGTTTATATTTGTGCCTCATCCAGTTGGTGGGTCGCTGTCATTGGTCTTGTATCTATGCTCCTTGGCTACCTCTACTCTGGTGGGCCTTATCCAATTGCCTACACCCCTTTAGGAGAATTAACAGCAGGTATTTTCATGGGGACCATCATTGTTGGCATTAGTTATTTTATTCAATCGTTAAGTATGACATGGGAAGTCGTCGTAATTTCTATTCCAATCGCGATCTTTATTGGCGCCATTAATCTATCTAATAATATTCGCGATCGTGTTGGAGATGCAGAGAATGGCCGTAAAACATTAGCGATTTTACTTGGCCATCATGGTGCAGTCCGCTTTTTAGCGAGTTCATATACTCTTGCCTATGGTCTTACGTTGATCTTCATTGCAATTGGTATGCTCCCTATCTGGTCACTTATTACATTGCTTAGCATAAGGAAAGCTATACAATCCATACAAGAATTTGCAGGAGAAAAGTCACCACTTGAAATGATGCCAGCGATGAAAGCAACAGCAATAACCAATACCTTATATGGATTATTATTAGGAGTATCGTTAATTCTACAACTTGTTATCCCTTTTACATTATAA
- the menC gene encoding o-succinylbenzoate synthase — MDISTIHLRKVSLPLRNPFKTHQGELHQRSVIIVVAKDCQGLQGYGEVTAFPSPFYTAETLETAWHMLIDIIFPIIKDEPLHHPSDFIEMTAFIQGNQMAKAGMEGALWDLYAKQNQVSLGELIGGIHSSVKAGAVLSLSHSLEKDINHLKHSGYERYKLKVEKGREKEMIEQAQAIDPGLAIMIDANGMYTEQNLDHLFSLDQLGLLMIEQPFQAGDFYLHKQAQKQMDTPLCLDESIMSLHDAKQAIKLESCRVINIKISRVGGLMTATNIHDFCQEHGIPVWCGGMVETGISKAHNIALSSLPNFTIPGDLSSSDRYFNKDLLLKPIKVENGKIDVPNGHGIGVEVDESFLEKMTYQSYLWSPK, encoded by the coding sequence ATGGACATTAGTACCATCCATTTACGAAAAGTATCGCTGCCGCTAAGGAACCCGTTTAAAACACATCAGGGGGAACTTCATCAACGTTCGGTAATTATAGTTGTGGCAAAAGACTGCCAGGGGTTGCAAGGATATGGAGAAGTGACTGCTTTTCCTTCACCATTTTATACCGCTGAAACGCTTGAGACAGCCTGGCACATGCTAATCGATATCATTTTCCCTATTATTAAGGATGAACCGCTACACCATCCTAGTGATTTTATAGAGATGACGGCTTTTATCCAAGGGAATCAAATGGCTAAGGCTGGTATGGAAGGAGCACTTTGGGATCTATATGCTAAACAAAATCAAGTCAGTTTAGGGGAGTTGATTGGCGGGATTCACTCATCAGTTAAGGCAGGCGCTGTTCTCAGTCTTTCTCATTCTCTTGAAAAAGATATCAATCATTTGAAACATTCCGGATATGAACGATACAAGTTGAAAGTTGAAAAAGGAAGAGAGAAAGAAATGATTGAACAAGCACAAGCGATTGATCCTGGGTTAGCTATCATGATTGACGCCAATGGCATGTACACAGAACAAAATCTTGACCACTTATTCTCACTGGATCAGCTCGGCTTGCTAATGATCGAACAGCCATTCCAGGCAGGAGACTTTTATTTGCATAAACAAGCCCAGAAACAGATGGATACCCCGCTTTGTCTAGATGAGTCGATTATGTCACTTCACGATGCGAAACAAGCCATTAAGCTTGAGAGTTGTCGGGTAATCAATATAAAAATAAGCCGAGTAGGCGGTCTCATGACTGCCACTAACATCCATGATTTTTGTCAGGAACATGGCATACCTGTTTGGTGTGGCGGAATGGTTGAGACCGGAATATCCAAAGCACATAATATAGCGCTATCTTCACTGCCGAACTTTACGATCCCGGGGGATTTATCTAGCTCAGACAGGTACTTTAATAAAGATCTTCTCCTCAAGCCAATTAAAGTGGAAAACGGTAAAATCGATGTACCTAATGGTCATGGGATCGGTGTTGAAGTTGATGAGTCGTTTTTAGAGAAGATGACATACCAGAGTTATTTGTGGAGCCCGAAATAG
- a CDS encoding DUF6612 family protein, translated as MKHKGWMIISLLFIMLVSAACSSAEGEKAIDVFNKSSEASKSLDSLAMSINMTQNINVESPEGTDTTGNMPMNMPIKTTIDSKMQMDPIAFHQTIDIFGQTVEQYYSEDGMYMSQPGKEGWFKAPKEIVDQLNQVSAAQQTPAKQLETLQEYVDEFNLEEKENFYILSFSSKGENVQKLIEKTMSESMPEKLLPEDLLKGLTVEKASYTLTINKDTYYPEAIESAVDFTIEMNGEKTSVSQEMSGTYSQFNEVGEIKIPQEVIDNAQEMPGLESMPQ; from the coding sequence ATGAAACATAAAGGTTGGATGATTATCAGCTTGTTATTTATTATGCTAGTGTCAGCAGCTTGCTCAAGTGCCGAAGGAGAAAAAGCTATAGACGTTTTTAACAAATCTTCTGAAGCATCTAAGAGCTTAGATAGTTTAGCCATGAGTATTAATATGACACAAAATATTAATGTAGAGTCACCTGAAGGCACAGACACAACTGGAAATATGCCAATGAATATGCCTATTAAAACAACGATTGACTCGAAAATGCAGATGGACCCGATCGCGTTTCATCAAACGATTGATATCTTCGGGCAAACCGTTGAACAGTATTATTCCGAAGATGGCATGTACATGTCCCAGCCAGGTAAGGAAGGCTGGTTTAAAGCTCCTAAAGAAATCGTTGACCAACTAAATCAAGTAAGTGCAGCACAGCAAACACCTGCAAAACAGCTAGAAACGCTACAAGAATATGTAGACGAATTTAATCTTGAAGAAAAAGAAAACTTCTATATCCTATCTTTTAGTTCAAAAGGAGAGAACGTTCAAAAACTGATTGAAAAAACCATGAGCGAATCTATGCCGGAAAAATTACTGCCTGAGGATCTACTGAAAGGATTAACGGTTGAAAAAGCAAGCTACACCCTAACTATTAATAAAGACACCTACTACCCAGAAGCAATCGAATCAGCCGTGGACTTTACTATAGAAATGAACGGAGAAAAAACATCTGTAAGCCAAGAAATGAGTGGTACGTACAGCCAATTTAATGAGGTTGGGGAGATTAAGATCCCGCAAGAAGTCATTGATAACGCTCAGGAAATGCCGGGATTAGAATCAATGCCTCAATAA